Genomic segment of Benincasa hispida cultivar B227 chromosome 1, ASM972705v1, whole genome shotgun sequence:
GAAAAATCTAGTACTACCATAGTCATACTACCCTAATCATTATTTGAATGtcattaaaatgattttttaatttataatttttttattttgtggactccacataatttttaaatactacttttgtGGTAAGCAATGAATGGAGGtagtatgaaatttttttttcatattatcgTTGTTGGGTtctatgccctaaaactcgtagacagtaaatgtaaataatttactatcattaataaagatttatcaatgttattgtttttgtcttaataaccctaaatccaataaactaacatcctaggttatcatatgagtcttgaaccgtatgtagagacatatagagatcaatgttcaagatacaacttaaagggtctatagtatagggataaggttgggtatcttatccttaTGATACTATAGGTATGACTCACTTTGTTTTCAATATAAACTCAATGATATCTAAtgtgttcgtgtaggtgacatgtgggtggggtatcctatgcaataagtttgcataagatcataCCACAAAATAGTAATCACTCGATGTAACtctattgactagttaggtttctatttcaatgggatgacctagacaacttaatcttaatctttaGTCTATTATGAACTTATGTttacgagggattgtcctttgatttgtatgggtgagagtggccagtttgttgactcaatatgcctaccattttggagacaagatcgagtggggagttggaacataataatacaagatggatttgaCTCATTCTCAATAATAGTGGtgtctccgagacttgaacaaaaggccctactctctcactggcccaagaggggtttctgtttaatggttagaccataaacaggttgttcataagaggagcactgatacttaaggatacagaggtaacccaggagaaaacaataatttgacaactgttgaaggactaacttgctgttattggtttatatccgtggacatagaaatatatttgcaatgagaagagtgtagctttgggtctttagtggagtgtacccacagttaacgaatattgattaatttggttattgagtttagccaattaatctaatatcgttggagcttctgatctgtaggttcatgtGATCTATTCCTAACTCGTAAGGGGAATTGAGATAATTATGTCttgaattgagtttgaaatgttcaaattcacttaaggaaatagtataatgtataataatacattataatataaattttatattttaattaaactttataatataaatttaattttagatatggttcaaaattaatttatggaagaattaaatatgaaagagtttaaatatcaaattaatataaattggattcaattaaaagtataggttaaaattaatgtgtactagatgcacattaaaactataggttatgagagaaatacaattgaatatgattcaaatgtaggctaaattaaatatttgatatttaatttggtaattaattattaatttaatttaattaattatattaaaactatatgttatgtggGAGATGTtttgtttaaatatgatttaaatgaaatcattaattaaatacgatttaattaattattaattttaaaattaattaattaaattaaattatttgatttataaaaatcaaatttttactcCCACGTAGGGAGTCAATAGAAACGTGGGATGACTTCCACGcttctttctctctcatttGATTATAATCTtgcaaaaattgaagaacaCAAGCGATTGCATTTTCAATTCACATAAACGTACTATGAACAAAGTTTTCCCTCCAAAAATGATCCTCTCCTTCCCATAATTCTGGTTCCCATAAACCATACCAAAAATTCTCTAAGAATAGAAAGGTAACATTTTAGTAGAGATTAATTAAATCTCAAGGAAGAATTGACAATTTTCATTCGAGTGATCTACAAAAGTAAATTTGTTTCCTTTTCTCTGTAGAattttattaatgcatgctTAACCTAGGGTTTTTATAATAGacttaattttgttaaatcttAGTGATTTATTCTATTGTTTCCTAGTGTACTGGGTATTtcgtttttgaaattaatttcgAGAAAATGTCCTAAAATTTTTTGTTTCGTTAGGTTTTTTATCCCTACAATCATActattaaaaaattttcatatacTAGTATAGGAAATTTTCCCAAGGGAGGGTGATTTTGAGGTGTTGCATACGTAggtgttttttttcttgaaatgtggctttttttctaaaataaggAAGAAAGAACAATATGAGTTAATACTTTTCCTTTTGGTTGGAGAGAGNNNNNATATATAAGCGCTGTTATGCCAATTAAAAATTGCCACATGACAAAATGATTGaaaatgttcttttttttaattcttgcTGCATTTGTAAAAAAGCCTAAAATTGTGGGGTTTTGGTTAGTTTAAGGAACTTCAAGGGGATTTAACTTCACCATCCATATTACCAACGAAAGTTTTTTtggaataaattattatttcgataaaagtaattttttttaatcaaaattatataGGACTAAATTACAAACTTAatctgatattttttttaattttttaaaattcagaaTTTTACTCACACAATATTAAAAGTTTAGATCTTGTTTGGTGAccagttaattttttatttttagtttttgaaaattaagtctataaaagCCACTTCCATCTATTATTTctatgttttgttatctacctttaaggattattttaaaaattccaaccaattttttttttaaaagaaaaaggttttctaaaaagatatttttgtttttagaaattgattaagaattcaaatgttggCACAAAAAATATGAAATCACGAATAAGAAAATGTGAGGAAAAagacataatttttaaatataaaaaacaaataaagtaaaatagttatcaaaccaGACTTTAAACTACTATTAAACATAAACTCAAAGTTATGTATAATAGaccaattaatttattaatttttttagaagttaaagaagtgctttaattttcttcaattatatTTTTGTATGCCTTAATAAGGAAGTCTAGGAAGGCTCTCccttgatattattattttcacaAAAGTTAGGaccaaaaatatataagattaaatttatatttaatcacgagatttttcatttttttttaaattcatgaatCTACTTGACACagaattaaaaatttaggtctCGTttcataatcaattaatttttaatttttaaaaattaagtttattaatATCACTTCCTCCTATTAATTCttatgttttattgtttaccTTTAGGATTATTTAATTTCCTTCAAATATATTCTTGTATGCTTTCAATAAAGTATATAACATAGACTTAATACAATACTAAAGGGACATCTAGAAAAATAAGACAGTAAAGTTGTAGTTGAAATGTTGGAttttagattaaatttgtaaattcgGTGAATTTAGTGGAGTTTAAATGAATGGTTAAAAAAACTATGACACTTAGTATATGTCAAGCGAATATAGCTCAATTAGCATACGACTATATTAATAATTACGAGGTTTGTGGTTCAATTTCTCCTACTACTAATTATACCAAACAATCATTTTGAtgatgttaaaaataaaattgcaaaAGTTTAAACTTTAGAAGTGCTATGGGGAGATTGTAAGTTGGTTGTGAAAGGCGAGGTTGAAATACTCTATTGGAGGTAGAATTTGATGTCTGGAGTTCATCAATCAAGCTTTGCAGCaggaaatatttttcttatattaaaattgaggttttcattaatgatcttctttttGTTGAGAACATTAATAAGTTTTAGCATTTTTGTCACCTTTCTCTAGAAGAGAACAAAGCGGCCtttgttattataattttgACATCCTCTCCtttgttattataattttgACATCTTTTCacgattaatttttttttatatagaattaAGTTTCTTCACGTAGTATCTTTCCCTCATTTTTAATGAACTTGTTAAAGTGTAGTTGAGTTTAtctattgtttttctttctaacttaaaaaaatagtagAAAATATTGTCAtctctcttccaaaaaaaaatttcgtgtttgttttttgttttaatatttggaAGATGTCTAATGTGGCAACTTTGCGATCTAGCTGTAATTGAAAAAACTACATATCCATCAACAAAAGTTTCTAGATTGAGATTTCTTGTTGCTCCACCACCATCTCTCTATTTTCATGATACAAAACTTTTGCACCATTGTTCTCAGAATTGGTTGACTCCTTAGTCAACATGGATTAAAACAATATCAATATGAAGAAACTACTTGGACATAATTTTGCTTAATTCAACCCACTATTAATTAAACTTTCATAGACATTATGATAAGCAAAAGTATTTTATTGGCTTAGAATAATGTAATTAAGCCAAATTATAATCCCACATGGCGGCAGCTGAGTCTTAAGTTTACAACACTAACACTTATTAGTTGAGAATCCGACAAGGGAATTGGCCAAGTCATAACTGACACGTATTCCTTGTTGTTGAAAGCTCCCAATTATAGAAAGCGACGATCTTGTTTTAAAAAAGGCCAAGCAATAAGTTCCATCCGAGTCCACTGGGATCAAGTAATTTTTTGCCGGGAGCCGTAGCGAGTTTTCTCCCGGCAGAACAAATGCTATCACCGGCACCTCCACACTCGACTGACCTGATAAATCGTAACACGTATCGAACAATGATATCCCTTGTGCCGGCGGGAGGTTGCTCGTCTGCTTCACAAACGCCTCTCTTAACGATTCATACACATCACTCGGTAGCTGTGTTATAGTCGTCCCAGAGTCTACGATTATTCCCCCCAATCCCGATTCGTCGATTTCAAATCTCGTCGATGAAATCGGTAAAGGGTTCCCGCCAACACTCATTCCCACGACTTTCACGTACCGGTACGAGTGGAATCGATCGTTTTTCACGAGTGGAGAGGTGAGTGAGTCACTGGGTCGGTCCGTATTGAACTCAAGAGTGGAGGACGAGTCTGAGTCTAGGTCGACGAGGCAATATGAAAACGACGACGCTTTTAGTTGGGAAGAAAGGGAAATGGCCCCACCGCCGAGGCCGATCAAACCGGCGGCTCCAACGAAGAGGCCTTCGTTGTCGTGGCCACACCCGATTGGGAGGTTAGGTATGGAATTGGAATTCCCAAACGACAGCGTTTCGGTGGCGAGTTCACCGGTCGTGAATGAGCCGTCTCCATAATTGACTTGGTACTGACAGACATCGGAATTACAATTGGCTTTGTCTAGCAATTGACATTGTTGTGAATTGCAAGACAGAGCAGTGTAAGAAGACGACGATTTCGGGTCAAATATCGGGTCGATCTGTTTATAGCAAGCTTTCTCAGCAGCGCAAGGCTGGCATTGAAGCCACGTGACATCGCTGCCAGTATCAGGCACCAAATAAAACGATTGCACAGGCTGACCGACGCCAATCCGGGCAAAATACTCGCCGCCATTACCCAGACTCTGCCCTGAAACAACCGGAGCGGTAATTGAATCTGCAGACTCAGACCCATTAATTCCTGCACCAATTTTTTGGCCCCCATTTAAAGAGAGCTCAAGATTTCGGTTAAGAGATTGAACTCGAACAGCATCACGGGCGAGTCGAGCCCTGACGAGGCTACCGTAGTCCTTGTAAGAAGGGTTATAAAGGGTTAATCTGGGGTGCAATGGCAGAGATAAAGGGGAATTTGGATGGTGAGAGTGAGTTTCAAAAGGTTTGGGTTTAATGGAGAGGGCGTTTTGGGCTTGTTTTGTGGAGGCAGAGACATCGAAAATGGCAGTGGAATAAGGAGATTGTGTTAATTTGCGAGAgaaaattgaagggaattgAAGGGAAGTGAGGATTGTTAGGAAGATAAAAGCAGAGGAAATTGAAATGTTCATGTTGTAATGAAGAGACCAGGAATTGGATGAAGAAGGAAGTGAAGGAATTGGGGGGGTTTTATAGAGAGAGTTTGCCAAAAACAGAGTGGTTTTTAGATGATTGACTTTTGATGTTCATTGCCGTCTTCCTTCGGTTTTGTAAACTGAAACTCTATTCTTTTATCTTATTTATTACTACTTGTAGTACGCCTAGCccaaatgctaaataaatatattttatactaATTAATTCACATTAAAATCACTGAAAATGATTATTTAGTAAAAGCTGAAGTTAgaaagtataaatatttaaatatagcgatcaaattaaataaaacccAAATTTCTAGAGTAGAATTATAACattcttaaacttaaaaaactttcaagttttttcaaattgaaacttttaagattaaaaatgtaGTATTTTGAAACAAGAACAAAATTAAAAGCAAAAATACaagtattttttaatattaataaaatgaacCAATAAATATGTACTAAATCATTccaactaaatttaatttttttaggtcTAGAATCAAATTGTCTAATAGTAATATATTATTGTATGAAccttaagaaaatttaaaaaagttaaaacgagtttagtatttatttaaacaattattgttcttaaaaaataatgCATGTAAAACAATCTTTACAAAGAACCATTCATTTCATAATCattaatattatagaatttaacCCAAACACTATTGTGGGGTCCTTTGCCGTGTGGTTTCCTATGTTTAGTAGAAAAAGACTTCTTCCACCCACGATTTCTTCCAATCAAACACTCTTTACTTTGAAAATTCTATGATTGGTatagatataattattaattatccaccattttatttatttatttatttttaaccatactttcaCATCTTACGATCCTTATTATTCCTCCATTCCAGCGTAATAATTCATACTTGACTTCTTAAATATGAAGTCTTTTAACATAagttttaattagaaaaaaaaaatctattttaaactATCGACTTAGGAGATTGTCTTATTTTGgaccctaaactttcaatttcctcaaattaaatcataaattcGATAAAGTATtgtaattttaactatttaatgaGTTTTTACTTCATGTATtgctaaaatttaataataatagaacATTCATACAATATGAAATTGacaatttttttagagaaaaaaaaatagattttttttaaaaaagttaatgaATTTTGTGAATGTTATTCAATGACTAATTCGTATATAGgtcaaataacttatttttgtgtaaaactattttattaaaattatcgAATTTATGAAGAACCTTAcattttttatgttaaaaatataagtaggtgaattaattaaaacataactGAGATTAAAATTACAGTATTTATGTAAGTTTAGGGttcaaaattgatgaaattaaaaattttaagatttaaattgatgtcatatgacaaatttgaggtcaaagctgaaattttaaaccaaattatAATCTATAAAGGGGGAAATCAAAAGATAAACCAAATAAATTCCGAGTTTGGTTCTATTTGAATCcaattttcttctcaaattaaATTCCACAAACATTATCTTATAATTCTATTCACAAGTAACCCAAGTATTGAATAGAacctaatattaaaaaatatttttttttcaatatttgttgttttgttttcgtttttttaaaagaaaacttaaaaaaaaaaaaaaaaaaaaaaaaaaatactcagtTATGCTAATCACACtttcaattgattttttcttccaaaaactATGAGAAAACAGGGTTAAACATGGTCTCAAAGTCGGGTCATAGTAAATGTTAAAATGTGCAtgccaaattttgtttttatatagCCAATGAACCAAAAGTATGTGTGAAAGGGTGGAAATTCCAAAGGAAGGATATAGGCTTGATTGGAGGGAACAAGGATAGGGTGTGACTGGTTCACAACTCCAAATACACCCAATCAATCAATATGATtgatttattaaagaaaaattatttcaaatggtaaaactgttgaaaatatttataagatatagtaAATTTttcgaattatcaatgataaacgCTGATAGATATAGACTTATAAACACTAATAGCGTCTAtaattgatagttctaaaattttgccatattttgtaaatatttttatttatttttctatatttaaaaacaatcttttattaaaacttTGAGCACACCTCAAAAtgtatagaaaataaaattaaataagtccCCAAATATAGTGAACATAATATTTTGACactattattattttccttttaacaaACGTAGATGTGGAAATCAAATCGTTGATTTGTAATAGTAATGCATTTTGTCACTCAACTATACTTCAGATTCATCAAACATTAGTAATCTAATATATTTACGGATAGGTGGAAACAAGGGAGTGTGGAAAAAAAActccttttttaatttatttttgttgttggtgttattaatattattattatatatatatataatatttaaacttaTATGATTTGATAGGTTATTACATCACATTGttgatatataattatatatacatgAATGTTTCAATAATTTGATAGGTAATTTTAGTTTGTTTTGATTCAAAAGCTCAAATAGATTCTCTTGAGATAAATGAGCTGACAAGAGAAACAACAGATTTTAatgtttcatttgaaaaaactgtaaaaaaaagtttcaaaattataaaaataccaaaacaaatttatataataaaaaaatactaataatcCAATATGGTCATTTATGCAAGGGAAGATGACAAAAAACTTATGTGTATACAACAATGGACCTCATCGATTTTACCAGTAAAGTTGTTGTTGGCAAGTGAATATGTGAAGGAATATGGTCAATATGAAATTCAAGAAAGTAGTTGCTGAACCAACAATCAAAAACATTATATTGCAAggagaaaatgaaatttggggGCGGCTAAgcgaagaagatgaagaagatgaaatttagggttttttgttattcttttaataaataataataataataataataataataataattaactgaaatatatatatatatatacatccacatgtttcaaacatttaaaatttaattcacatttatatgtttctttttaggTTCAACTAGTCATTTTTACATGTTtgtatataaaaaattgaaaacaccgataatatagagaaagaaaaaatcaaattaatttaataacaatatgcataaaataattaaaaaatatttagatacaattgaatttgtaacaaatatataaacaaatcaaaagttagttggataaaatcaaatttaataataaaaaataaattcaaatataaattggagagaaaaaatagtaagtttttgtttattctaatttaaaaaattgataagtagttaaataaaatctattttgataataaaatataaattcaaatataattcaatgaaaaaaatcagaaagggagttcatttatttataattacacTATATTCataattcaattttcataaacttcaacaattacattgtatttataACTTCATCAACCACAAAAACCTATGAAAAAACTTAACTCGTTGTAGAGGCAGGGAAAAAACAGCAAGATTGtaaaagtgaatatttatttatttgtctaaaagacaaattaatgatataataatataataagatgatatgaataaaaggtaattaaaaaatacaaaaaataatcaaatttaaatgaaatatacagtttattagatgataatatgtataaaatattccgTAAAAtcctaatgaaaataaaaaatttaatccgaatttagaataataaaaaatgaataaaataatataaaatctaaagatgtattataaactaaaatacaaatggtgataaacaaatcaaatattgattaattctgaatattttcgaaaagtggttaaatcaaatttaagttaatttgaatcaattagGGGAGAAAAATGAGGAGATTGGTTtattataaatcaattttaaatcaatttgtaAAGTAGctatcaaaatctaatttttatactaaaattaaatttaagtttcaaaagagagaaaaataaggaagagattggtttattttaaatcaaatcctAATGGTAAAATTATAGCAAAAACAATAGTTCAAATCACTCGAAAACCGATGAAACCTTTGGGTAAGTAACAAAAGATATGGCAATGTATGGAGTAACCATTCAATTAAATAGCAAAATGTGAGAAATATACCACtaattcattaaaaatatatgtatacaattatgaaaaacaatatagagatttgaataaaatgtatggataaaagaagttttaataatatatggatatttcaaatataaaatctaGATATTTTATTAAAGTGAGATAAATTCGAAGAGTGgttaaatataatctaaaataataataaaatatagagattttGTTAACTAAATGAGCAAAATTAATAGAACAGTGCCTCTACCTCGACCATGTTTAAATGAGGAATTTAAAAACTTGTGACCATGTCACATGAATTATCATAATGAAGTTAGGCTCAATTCCGCCCTGCACTCCAATTCTTCTAACAATTTCCTAAATGAAGCTAGGCCATGAATTCTCCATTGGTAATCTTTGACCCAATCAAATAGGAAAAACAtatcgattttttttataatttattgaaaattttaaatccatgcaaattcacaacattccaaatattttgtttttttagaaaaaaatttccaCACTGTAGTGATTGATGGATGGTCCTATTCCTATTGTTGAATTGACTCTTTATCTTTTAATAAAAGTATTGGCAAGACGTTCATTTTTGTCGCAGAGTTCCGCTCTTAATGAAGCAGAGAATTTCGTTTAAGAATTGGGGAAGAATTGGAGATacccattctttttcttttagttacCGTGCACCTCTATGAAATCCAACTTCATCTGgactttgaattaaaattgaattttaggtTGAAAGGTTGAAAATGGCATTTAGGCTTAGGCTCATACCAAGAGTTAAAAGGAAATAGAAGAATGTTGTCCTACATTTAGAGGTGTGTATGAGTCGGATTAGGCCGGATTGGAGACATTTTATAGACCAACTCGAAAATTCGAGTTGGCTTTAAATGAACACCTATAGATACCAAGCATGCTAGAGGTGATTCCAAAATGTGGTGGTGGTGGATGTATAACCCTTTCACCATGCATGCATGCCACtgtttaattgattttatcaaAAGATTAAACGTCTAATTATTAAATGAGATTCATTATTTTGACTCTTCTTGTTTTCTTCCTGTTttatgctattttttttttctctttcaacTCTCGTCTttcatattcttcttcttcataaaCCCAAAGCTAATAATCCTAAAGGTATCGATTTGTACTCCATCATCTATCTGTATTCCGATCTCTAATCTTCGTTTTATTTGTTATGAGCATTATTTTTCTTGATTCTAATCTATTTTCTAGCGAGTGCATACTTGGAATTGGAAGCAGTGTAAATCTTAGAGAGCAACCGACagtaacaattttgtttatcTCTCTATTCCTTTAATGACTTCAATAACTCCActgcaaaaaaaataatattaattaaataattatattttttaaaaaaaaaccttccaATCTTTTAAATTCTTATCAAATTACTAATTTTCATCAAGTTGGTCGAccttaaataaaaaagaataagttaaataaacttcaaaattcattcaatttgaaacaaattgaatttgagataATCAAAGTTTCATCTCAAATCAAATTCTCCTAAATCGATCTTTGAgataatcaattaaactttaaactttcaTTTCTATGTTTAATAagtctataaatttttaaaagtattatatagattgaaaatctttaaataaaatatttagaatGTAGGGAGATATTacatataaatttgaatgtttaagaatttattaaaaatcTTGTAatgtttagaaaatatttagagAGAATCAGAGTACAAATGCTAGAGATACATGCATATGCGGTTAGAGGATATTTCTTGGACATATACAGTAATAAGGAACTCTAACGTGACTATCCCTTTCTGTCGCAATGGACAATAGATATCTCAAATTACTCTTTGGAACCCTTTTCTTTCTATGCTTCACACACGTTGCTCCTCTCTGTAATTTGCAACAATATAATTCCTATGGCATCTCATATTTACGAAAAAATATCAATAGTAATGACATTGTTTTATCATTGAGTAAAActtcttaataataataaacattaaaaaaaaagtgtgaagtTAACATATACATTAGTGCATACAACATTTAAAACTTCTTCaataatacaaatattaaataagCAGTAATTAATTAAGGGACACATGAAATAGTCTCAAAATGGTGGCGACAATTTTACTACAATATAC
This window contains:
- the LOC120070277 gene encoding protein ASPARTIC PROTEASE IN GUARD CELL 1; protein product: MNISISSAFIFLTILTSLQFPSIFSRKLTQSPYSTAIFDVSASTKQAQNALSIKPKPFETHSHHPNSPLSLPLHPRLTLYNPSYKDYGSLVRARLARDAVRVQSLNRNLELSLNGGQKIGAGINGSESADSITAPVVSGQSLGNGGEYFARIGVGQPVQSFYLVPDTGSDVTWLQCQPCAAEKACYKQIDPIFDPKSSSSYTALSCNSQQCQLLDKANCNSDVCQYQVNYGDGSFTTGELATETLSFGNSNSIPNLPIGCGHDNEGLFVGAAGLIGLGGGAISLSSQLKASSFSYCLVDLDSDSSSTLEFNTDRPSDSLTSPLVKNDRFHSYRYVKVVGMSVGGNPLPISSTRFEIDESGLGGIIVDSGTTITQLPSDVYESLREAFVKQTSNLPPAQGISLFDTCYDLSGQSSVEVPVIAFVLPGENSLRLPAKNYLIPVDSDGTYCLAFFKTRSSLSIIGSFQQQGIRVSYDLANSLVGFSTNKC